Proteins from a single region of Melanotaenia boesemani isolate fMelBoe1 chromosome 3, fMelBoe1.pri, whole genome shotgun sequence:
- the rbm5 gene encoding RNA-binding protein 5 isoform X2, whose product MGADKRISRTERSGRYGSDQSRDESEWRDRRERDQERDHNMRRWSEERRNDRYDGDRRGMRDSPERERKRRNSDRSEDGYHSDGDYQEQDYRREPGDEKKSKTIMLGGLSPHVTEDDIRFAIDQLEGPQPVDVRLMKKRTGISRGFAFVDFYHLQDATRWMETNQKRLIIQGKMVDMHYSHPRNKYEDWLCNTCGLYNFRRRMKCFRCGAAKAESETSNNTGVSETQPSGDFYGDTIILRNIAPMTTVEAILTALAPYANLSSNNIRLIKDKQTGQNRGFAFVQLSSPLEASQLLTILQGLQPPLKLDGKTIGVDYAKSARKDLLLPDGNRVSAFSVASTAIAAAQWSSTQPQQSSDGMSEYAYLQEGYAPLSQEFQPYYQHGAGASTSQGNGILGAAPGVKIVPAAVGVVISQSAQVYQPHIIAQPAVQALPLAQQLETKPPTAHLSALETASLPAIAVSAAVNASLPASVRTLDTNTAVPDTSTYQYDESSGYYYDPQSGLYYDPNSHYYYNAQTQQYLYWDSEKQTYVPASTNANDGQSDKANGSAATGSKEPKEGKEKKEKPKSKTAQQIAKDMERWAKSLNKQKENFKSSFQPISQEERKEAAAADAGYTLFEKKQAGLDRLMLEVSRGLEEEPPISSVATSKVGLVAAYSGDSDPEEGGAELDGGEGGQDKLTDWKKLACLLCRRQFPNKESLIRHQQLSDLHKKNLEVLRRSQMTEAELEELERKETELKYRDRAAERREKYGIPEPPVPKKKKFSQPTPAINYEQPTKDGLNSDNIGNKMLQAMGWKEGKGLGRNQQGITAPIEAQLRTKGAGLGTKGTNYTLSPSDTYKDAVRKAMFARFTELE is encoded by the exons ATGGGAGCTGATAAAAG GATTAGTCGGACAGAGCGTAGTGGCAGATACGGCTCTGACCAGTCCCGTGACGAGTCAGAGTGGCGCGACAGACGAGAGAGAGACCAAGAGCGTGATCACAACATGCGCCGCTGGAGTGAAGAGAGACGTAATGATCGTTATGATGGAGATCGCCGAGGAATGAGAGACAGTCCAGAG agagagaggaaacgACGTAATAGTGATAGATCAGAGGATGGTTATCACTCAGATGGTGACTATCAAGAGCAAGATTACAGAAGGGAGCCAGGAGATGAGAAGAAGAGTAAGACAATCATGCTCGGGGGACTTTCTCCGCACGTTACTGAGGATGAT ATTCGTTTTGCCATCGATCAACTGGAGGGTCCTCAGCCAGTGGATGTCAGACTGATGAAAAAGCGAACAG GTATAAGCCGTGGTTTCGCCTTCGTGGACTTTTATCACTTGCAAGATGCTACCAGATGGATGGAGACCAATCAG aaACGTCTGATCATCCAAGGCAAGATGGTGGACATGCACTACAGTCACCCTAGAAACAAATACGAAGATTGGCTCTGCAACACT TGTGGCCTGTACAATTTCCGGAGGCGAATGAAGTGCTTCAGGTGTGGAGCAGCCAAAGCTG AAAGTGAAACGAGCAATAACACAGGGGTCTCTGAAACTCAACCCAGTGGAGATTTTTACGGCGACA CAATCATCCTGAGAAATATTGCTCCTATGACCACTGTGGAAGCCATCTTGACAGCCCTAGCACCATATGCTAATCTTTCGTCCAACAACATTCGCCTCATTAAGGACAAACAAACAGGCCAGAACAGAGGTTTCGCCTTTGTACAATTGTCCTCACCTCtg GAGGCCTCTCAGCTACTAACCATCTTACAGGGGCTGCAGCCTCCCCTAAAACTGGATGGAAAAACAATTGGGGTGGATTATGCCAAGAGTGCTAGAAA GGACCTTTTACTGCCCGATGGGAACCGCGTCAGTGCCTTTTCTGTTGCCAGCACAGCCATTGCTGCAGCCCAGTGGTCATCAACTCAG CCACAGCAGAGCTCGGATGGAATGTCAGAGTATGCATATCTACAAGAAGGTTATGCTCCACTGTCACAG gaATTCCAGCCATACTACCAGCATGGAGCAGGAGCAAGCACCTCTCAGGGAAATGGAATCCTAGGAG CTGCCCCAGGTGTAAAGATTGTCCCAGCTGCAGTTGGAGTTGTAATATCACAGAGTGCTCAAGTCTACCAGCCTCATATAATAGCGCAGCCTGCTGTGCAG GCATTGCCGCTTGCTCAACAACTGGAGACAAAACCCCCGACAGCACATCTTTCAGCTTTAGAAACTGCATCTCTGCCAGCTATTGCTGTATCTGCTGCTGTTAACGCCTCTTTACCAGCCTCTGTACGCACATTGGACACCAACACAG CTGTTCCTGATACTTCCACCTATCAGTATGATGAGTCTTCTGGCTACTACTATGACCCTCAAAGTGGCCTCTACTATGACCCAAATTCACAT tATTACTACAATGCTCAGACACAGCAGTATCTGTATTGGGACAGTGAGAAGCAGACATATGTACCAGCCTCTACAAACGCAAATGATGGACAAAGTGATAAAGCTAATGGTTCTGCAGCAACAGGCAGCAAGGAACCTAAAGAGGGCaaagagaagaaggagaagcCCAAAAGCAAGACTGCACAGCAG ATTGCAAAAGACATGGAACGGTGGGCCAAAAGTCTCAATAAGCAGAAAGAGAACTTCAAGAGTAGCTTTCAGCCAATAAGTCAAGAAGAAAGGAAGGAGGCAGCTGCAGCTGATGCTGGATATACACTGTTTGAGAAGAAG caggcAGGTCTAGACAGACTCATGCTAGAAGTGTCAAGGGGCCTTGAAGAGGAGCCCCCCATCAGCTCGGTTGCTACTTCTAAA GTTGGCCTTGTGGCAGCTTATAGTGGAGACAGTGACCCCGAGGAAGGAGGAGCAGAACTTGATGGTGGAGAGGGAGGCCAGGACAAGCTGACAGACTGGAAAAAGTTGGCCTGCCTGCTCTGTAGGAGACAGTTTCCTAATAAAGAGAGTTTAATTCGACATCAGCAGCTCTCTGACCTTCACAAG AAAAACCTGGAAGTTCTCCGCAGATCCCAAATGACTGAAGCAGAGCTGGAGGAATTGGAGAGGAAAGAGACTGAG TTGAAATACAGGGACAGAGCAGctgagaggagagagaaatatggAATCCCAGAACCCCCAGTgcctaaaaagaagaaattcagCCAGCCAACACCAGCAAT CAACTATGAACAGCCCACTAAAGATGGCCTTAACAGTGACAACATTGGGAACAAAATGCTGCAAGCTATGGGTTGGAAGGAGGGGAAAGGTCTCGGTCGTAATCAGCAAGGCATCACTGCTCCAATTGAG GCACAGTTGAGAACAAAGGGTGCTGGACTTGGCACTAAAGGCACCAACTACACCCTCTCACCTTCAGACACATATAAAGATGCAGTCCGAAAAGCCATGTTTGCTCGCTTCACAGAATTGGAATAA
- the rbm5 gene encoding RNA-binding protein 5 isoform X1 — protein sequence MGADKRISRTERSGRYGSDQSRDESEWRDRRERDQERDHNMRRWSEERRNDRYDGDRRGMRDSPEQRERKRRNSDRSEDGYHSDGDYQEQDYRREPGDEKKSKTIMLGGLSPHVTEDDIRFAIDQLEGPQPVDVRLMKKRTGISRGFAFVDFYHLQDATRWMETNQKRLIIQGKMVDMHYSHPRNKYEDWLCNTCGLYNFRRRMKCFRCGAAKAESETSNNTGVSETQPSGDFYGDTIILRNIAPMTTVEAILTALAPYANLSSNNIRLIKDKQTGQNRGFAFVQLSSPLEASQLLTILQGLQPPLKLDGKTIGVDYAKSARKDLLLPDGNRVSAFSVASTAIAAAQWSSTQPQQSSDGMSEYAYLQEGYAPLSQEFQPYYQHGAGASTSQGNGILGAAPGVKIVPAAVGVVISQSAQVYQPHIIAQPAVQALPLAQQLETKPPTAHLSALETASLPAIAVSAAVNASLPASVRTLDTNTAVPDTSTYQYDESSGYYYDPQSGLYYDPNSHYYYNAQTQQYLYWDSEKQTYVPASTNANDGQSDKANGSAATGSKEPKEGKEKKEKPKSKTAQQIAKDMERWAKSLNKQKENFKSSFQPISQEERKEAAAADAGYTLFEKKQAGLDRLMLEVSRGLEEEPPISSVATSKVGLVAAYSGDSDPEEGGAELDGGEGGQDKLTDWKKLACLLCRRQFPNKESLIRHQQLSDLHKKNLEVLRRSQMTEAELEELERKETELKYRDRAAERREKYGIPEPPVPKKKKFSQPTPAINYEQPTKDGLNSDNIGNKMLQAMGWKEGKGLGRNQQGITAPIEAQLRTKGAGLGTKGTNYTLSPSDTYKDAVRKAMFARFTELE from the exons ATGGGAGCTGATAAAAG GATTAGTCGGACAGAGCGTAGTGGCAGATACGGCTCTGACCAGTCCCGTGACGAGTCAGAGTGGCGCGACAGACGAGAGAGAGACCAAGAGCGTGATCACAACATGCGCCGCTGGAGTGAAGAGAGACGTAATGATCGTTATGATGGAGATCGCCGAGGAATGAGAGACAGTCCAGAG cagagagagaggaaacgACGTAATAGTGATAGATCAGAGGATGGTTATCACTCAGATGGTGACTATCAAGAGCAAGATTACAGAAGGGAGCCAGGAGATGAGAAGAAGAGTAAGACAATCATGCTCGGGGGACTTTCTCCGCACGTTACTGAGGATGAT ATTCGTTTTGCCATCGATCAACTGGAGGGTCCTCAGCCAGTGGATGTCAGACTGATGAAAAAGCGAACAG GTATAAGCCGTGGTTTCGCCTTCGTGGACTTTTATCACTTGCAAGATGCTACCAGATGGATGGAGACCAATCAG aaACGTCTGATCATCCAAGGCAAGATGGTGGACATGCACTACAGTCACCCTAGAAACAAATACGAAGATTGGCTCTGCAACACT TGTGGCCTGTACAATTTCCGGAGGCGAATGAAGTGCTTCAGGTGTGGAGCAGCCAAAGCTG AAAGTGAAACGAGCAATAACACAGGGGTCTCTGAAACTCAACCCAGTGGAGATTTTTACGGCGACA CAATCATCCTGAGAAATATTGCTCCTATGACCACTGTGGAAGCCATCTTGACAGCCCTAGCACCATATGCTAATCTTTCGTCCAACAACATTCGCCTCATTAAGGACAAACAAACAGGCCAGAACAGAGGTTTCGCCTTTGTACAATTGTCCTCACCTCtg GAGGCCTCTCAGCTACTAACCATCTTACAGGGGCTGCAGCCTCCCCTAAAACTGGATGGAAAAACAATTGGGGTGGATTATGCCAAGAGTGCTAGAAA GGACCTTTTACTGCCCGATGGGAACCGCGTCAGTGCCTTTTCTGTTGCCAGCACAGCCATTGCTGCAGCCCAGTGGTCATCAACTCAG CCACAGCAGAGCTCGGATGGAATGTCAGAGTATGCATATCTACAAGAAGGTTATGCTCCACTGTCACAG gaATTCCAGCCATACTACCAGCATGGAGCAGGAGCAAGCACCTCTCAGGGAAATGGAATCCTAGGAG CTGCCCCAGGTGTAAAGATTGTCCCAGCTGCAGTTGGAGTTGTAATATCACAGAGTGCTCAAGTCTACCAGCCTCATATAATAGCGCAGCCTGCTGTGCAG GCATTGCCGCTTGCTCAACAACTGGAGACAAAACCCCCGACAGCACATCTTTCAGCTTTAGAAACTGCATCTCTGCCAGCTATTGCTGTATCTGCTGCTGTTAACGCCTCTTTACCAGCCTCTGTACGCACATTGGACACCAACACAG CTGTTCCTGATACTTCCACCTATCAGTATGATGAGTCTTCTGGCTACTACTATGACCCTCAAAGTGGCCTCTACTATGACCCAAATTCACAT tATTACTACAATGCTCAGACACAGCAGTATCTGTATTGGGACAGTGAGAAGCAGACATATGTACCAGCCTCTACAAACGCAAATGATGGACAAAGTGATAAAGCTAATGGTTCTGCAGCAACAGGCAGCAAGGAACCTAAAGAGGGCaaagagaagaaggagaagcCCAAAAGCAAGACTGCACAGCAG ATTGCAAAAGACATGGAACGGTGGGCCAAAAGTCTCAATAAGCAGAAAGAGAACTTCAAGAGTAGCTTTCAGCCAATAAGTCAAGAAGAAAGGAAGGAGGCAGCTGCAGCTGATGCTGGATATACACTGTTTGAGAAGAAG caggcAGGTCTAGACAGACTCATGCTAGAAGTGTCAAGGGGCCTTGAAGAGGAGCCCCCCATCAGCTCGGTTGCTACTTCTAAA GTTGGCCTTGTGGCAGCTTATAGTGGAGACAGTGACCCCGAGGAAGGAGGAGCAGAACTTGATGGTGGAGAGGGAGGCCAGGACAAGCTGACAGACTGGAAAAAGTTGGCCTGCCTGCTCTGTAGGAGACAGTTTCCTAATAAAGAGAGTTTAATTCGACATCAGCAGCTCTCTGACCTTCACAAG AAAAACCTGGAAGTTCTCCGCAGATCCCAAATGACTGAAGCAGAGCTGGAGGAATTGGAGAGGAAAGAGACTGAG TTGAAATACAGGGACAGAGCAGctgagaggagagagaaatatggAATCCCAGAACCCCCAGTgcctaaaaagaagaaattcagCCAGCCAACACCAGCAAT CAACTATGAACAGCCCACTAAAGATGGCCTTAACAGTGACAACATTGGGAACAAAATGCTGCAAGCTATGGGTTGGAAGGAGGGGAAAGGTCTCGGTCGTAATCAGCAAGGCATCACTGCTCCAATTGAG GCACAGTTGAGAACAAAGGGTGCTGGACTTGGCACTAAAGGCACCAACTACACCCTCTCACCTTCAGACACATATAAAGATGCAGTCCGAAAAGCCATGTTTGCTCGCTTCACAGAATTGGAATAA
- the brk1 gene encoding probable protein BRICK1 — translation MAGQEDPVQREIHQDWANREYIEVITSSIKKIADFLNSFDMSCRSRLATLNEKLTALERRIEYIEARVTKGETLT, via the exons ATGGCTGGCCAAGAAGATCCAGTGCAACGGGAGATTCACCAAGATTGGGCAAATCGAGAGTATATAGAAGTCATTACTAGCAGCATTAAAAAGATTGCTGACTTTCTTAATTCATTTG ATATGTCTTGTCGCTCCCGTCTGGCCACCCTCAATGAGAAGTTGACAGCTTTGGAGAGAAGGATTGAGTATATAGAGGCCAGA GTGACCAAAGGAGAAACCTTAACCTAG